Below is a genomic region from Leptotrichia shahii.
AGGAAGAAATCGGATATGATGAATTTTTAAGAAGAACTTGGGAATGGAAGGAAAAACATGGCGGACTAATTACAAAGCAGCTTAGAAAGCTGGGAGTTTCATTAGATTGGACAAGAGAGAGATTTACTATGGATGAAGGGCTTTCAGAAGCTGTAAAAGAAGTTTTTGTAAAACTTTATAATGACGGGCTTATTTATCGTGGAGAATATATTGTAAACTGGTGTCCGCATGATAAAACGGCTTTGGCTGATGATGAAGTTAATCACATTGACAAAAAAGGAAAAATCTGGGAAATCAAATATAGAATTAAAGATACCGATGACTACGTTATTATTGCGACAACAAGACCTGAAACAATGTTAGGAGATACAGGGGTTGCAGTAAATCCAAACGATGACAGATACAAGCATTTAATTGGAAAGAAAGTTATTTTGCCGTTGATGAATAGGGAAATTCCAGTTGTTGCAGATGAATATGTGGATATGGAATTTGGAACTGGAGTAGTAAAAATGACACCTTCGCATGATCCTAACGACTTTGAAGTGGCAAAAAGAACTGGACTTGAATTTATAAATATTTTTACAGAGGATGCACATGTAAATTCAAATGGTGGAAAATACGAAGGATTGGAAAGATTTGCGGCTAGGAAAGCGATCTTGGCTGATTTAGAGGCTGAAGGACTGCTGGTTGGTACAAAAGAGCATAGTCATGCTGTGGGTCATTGTTATAGATGTGATTCGATTATTGAGCCAAGAGTTTCGACTCAATGGTTTGTAAAAATGGAACCTCTTGCGAAAAGAGCGTTGGAAGTTGTAAAAAATGGACAAATTCAAATTACTCCAAAAAGATGGGAAAAAGTTTATTACAACTGGCTTGAAAATATTAGAGACTGGACTATTTCTAGACAAATTTGGTGGGGACACAGAATTCCCGCATATTATGCTGAAGACGGAACAGTTTTTGTAGCCAAAAGTTTGGAAGAGGCAGAAGCACAGGCACATGAAAAATTTGGAAAAGATGTTAATTTGACAGAAGAAACAGATGTGCTTGATACTTGGTTTTCATCAGCATTGTGGCCATTTTCGACATTAGGCTGGCCAGATAAGACTCCAGATTTGGAAAAGTTCTTCCCAACAAATGCGTTAGTAACAGGAGCGGACATTTTATTCTTCTGGGTAGCAAGAATGGTTATGATGAGCTTGTATATAAATGATGAAATTCCGTTTAGCTATGTATATCTGCATGGAATCATAAGAGATGAAAAAGGCAGAAAAATGAGTAAATCTTTGGGAAATTCGCCTGATCCGCTTGATTTGATAGCAAAATACGGAGCAGATGCAATAAGATTTAGCTTTTTATACAATACTTCACAAGGGCAGGATATACATTTTTCAGAAAAACTGCTTGAAATGGGTTCAACTTTTGCAAATAAAGTCTGGAATGCATCAAGATTTGTATTATCAAATTTAGAAGATTTTGATGTTTCAACAACTTCAGATAATTTAGAATTTAAACTTGAAGATAAATGGGTTTTATCAAAATTACAGACTGCTTCCAAATTAATTAATGAAAATATGGAAAAATATGAGCTAGATGCCGCTGCAAAATTAGCTTATGAATTTTTCCGTGGAGATTTCTGTGACTGGTATGTGGAAGTTGCCAAAACACGTGTTTATGGACAGGAAGGCAGTGATAAAGTTGTGGCACAATGGGTTTTAAGACATGTTCTTGATAAGGGGTTAAAAATGCTGCATCCATTTATGCCATTTATTACAGAGGAAATTTGGCAGAAATTACAAACTGGCGAAGAAACAATTATGTTATCAAATTTTCCAAAAGAGGAAAAAGAGTTTATAAATATTGATACTGAAAAGGAATTTGACTGTCTGAAGGAAATCATTTCGGCAATTAGAAATATTCGTGGAGAAGCAAATGTTTCGCCAGCTAAGAAAATTGAAGTTATTTTCAAAACGGTTGATGAAAATGCAAAAAATATTTTACAAAATAATGCTAAAATACTAGATAAATTGGCAAATGTTGAAAAATATAAATTTGATGCCCAAATTCCAAAATTAGTAGGATTTAGGTTAGTTGACACAACTGAAATTTATGTGCCACTTGCTGATTTGATTGATTTAGATAAGGAAATTGAAAAATTAGAAAAAAGTATTGAAAAAGTACAAAAGGATTTGGACAGAACCTTAAATAAGTTGTCTAACGAAAATTTTGTTAAAAGGGCAAAACCTGAAGCTGTGGAAAAGGAAAAGAGAATTAAAGAAGAGCTTGAAAATAAAATTGCCAAACTGACAGAATCAATAAATTTATATAAATAATTTTTTTGGACAAGAGCATTATTTTATGCTCTTGTTTTAAAATTTATAAAATTTTTATGAAAATTATCATAAAAAAAGTTGCAAAATTAAAATTATGTTGTAAAATATATTAATACTAAATTCTATTTAAAAAATAAAAAAGTTTAAAGGGAGGAAATATGAAAAAGTTATTAGTATTAGTTTTGACGGCATTAGCTTTGAGTTCGTGTTTATCTGCAGGAATAGGAATAGGAACTGGAAGAATACACGGTGGAGTTGGAATGTACTTTTAAAGATTGGAGATTAAATTTATGAAAAAAATATTTATTATAGCGATGGTTTTATTTGCTATTACTGCTTGTAGCAGTGCAGATGGAAAAGGGAAAAATTCAATTAATATTGGTGTTGGATTTTCGGGACTTTAAAATTTTATAATCAAAATTTAAAAAATTGCATTTATTAGAATTTTAGAGGCTAAAGGAGAAAAAGGAGAGTTTAAAATGGGAGCATTATTTTGGGCAATTCTATCAGGAATAACAGCCATTTTGGAAATAATTATTCCAGGGCTTGTGACAATTTGGTTTGCACTTTCAGCTTTAATTGTAATGTTTCTTGCAAATTTTATTAAAGATTCATTGATACAGTTTTTAATATTTGCTGTACTTTCGGTAATTTTCCTAATTTTTACACGTCCAGTTTTAAGAAGATACATTGAATTGCAAAGAAAGACAAACTTTGATGCAAGTATGAAGGGAACAGATGTAAAAATTGAGAAAGTAGTGGATACTAAAAAGGCTGAAAAGGAATATGAAGTGAAGTTTAAAGGCTCTATTTGGACTGGAATAAGTGAAGAAATATTATCAAGTGGAGAAATCGTGAAAATTAAAGGATTTAAAGGAAATAAAATAATTTTAGAAAAAAATAAGTAGTTATAAAAAATAAAAAATAGGAGGTAGAATTATGTGGGCTTTACCAATAGTAGTAATTCTTATTGTAATTGCATTAATTTATATTTTAAAATCAATAAAGATCGTACCTGAATCACGTGTGCTTATTGTGGAAAAATTGGGAAAATATGACAGATCTTTAAGTTCGGGACTTAGTTTTCTGAATCCGTTTTTTGACAGAGTTGCAAGAAGCGTATCGCTAAAGGAACAAGTTGTTGACTTTCCACCTCAGCCAGTTATTACAAAGGATAATGCGACAATGCAAATTGATACAGTTGTTTATTTTCAAATAACTGATCCAAAATTGTATACTTATGGAGTGGAAAGACCACTCTCAGCAATTGAAAATTTGACAGCTACAACATTGAGAAATATTATAGGAGATATGACAGTTGACCAGACATTGACTTCAAGAGATATTATTAATACAAAAATGAGACAGGAATTAGATGATGCGACAGACCCTTGGGGAATAAAGGTAAATCGTGTAGAATTAAAGAGTATTTTGCCACCAGCCGATATTCGTGTTGCAATGGAAAAGGAAATGAAAGCTGAACGTGAAAAAAGAGCAAATATTTTGGAAGCTCAAGCTAAAAGAGAAGCTGCAATATTGGTTGCTGAAGGAGAAAAACAGGCTGCTATTTTAAGAGCTGAAGCTAAAAAGGAACAACAGATAAAAGAAGCAGAAGGAGAAGCAGAAGCTATTTTATCTGTTCAAAGGGCAAAAGCAGAAGCATTGAGGCTATTAAATGAAGCTGCGCCAACAAAGGAAGTATTGTCATTAAGGGGAATGGAAACTTTTGAAAAAGTGGCAGATGGGAAAGCAACAAAAATCATTATTCCAAGTGAATTGCAAAATTTGGCTGGAATGGTTACAGCAGTTTCAGAGCTTGTTAAAAAAGATAAGGATGTTGAAAAATAGGTTTTGTATGGGAAGTGTAATTTTTTTTACAGACTTGAAAATCTAAAAAAATGTGGTACACTTAAAGTATAAGGCTGTTCATTTTTTAATTTTTAAAAAACTTTTTAAAGTGAATACATAAAAATATATTTCAATAGAAGGAGGTTTAAAATGGTAGGAATTATCGTTGCAAGTCACGGTGAATTTGCCGCTGGTATAAAACAGTCAGCATCAATGATTCTGGGTGAAGCGGAATTACTTGAATCAGTCGTTTTTATGCCAAGTGAAGGTCCGGATGACTTATATAAAAAAATTCAAGATGCCATTGCAAAACTAGGAACAGAAGAAGTTCTATTTTTAGTTGATTTATGGGGAGGAAGTCCATTTAATCAATCTAATCGTTTTTTTGAAGAGGATCCTGATAAGAGAGCGATTGTTGCGGGTCTTAACTTGCCAATGTTACTTGCGGCATTGTCAGAAAGAGAAGATCTTGACACAGCACATGAAGTAGCAAAAGCTATTGTTCCAGAAGGAAAAGATCAGGTTAGGGTGCGTCCTGAAGATTTACAGCCAAAAGAAGAAGCTCCAAAAGCTGCAGCACAAGATAATATGCCAAAAGGTGCAATTCCAGCAGGAACAGTTATTGGAGACGGAAAAATCAAATTTGTGCTAGCACGTATTGATACACGTTTACTACATGGACAAGTTGCGACAAGCTGGACAAAGGCAACTAATCCAAACAGAATAATCGTAGTTTCAGACACAGTTTCAAAAGATGAATTACGTAAAAAATTAATTGAACAGGCAGCACCTCCAGGGGTACGTGCACATGTTATTCCGCTTGATAAATTGGTGGAAGTTTCAAAAGACCCAAGATTTGGAAATACAAAAGCGTTATTATTATTTGAAAATCCTCAAGATGCACTTTATGTAATTGAAAGAGGTGTTGACATTAAAGAATTGAATGTAGGGTCAATGGCTCATTCTGTTGGAAAAGTTATGGTCAATAATGTACTTTCAATGGATCAAAATGATGTTGAAACTTACAAGAAACTTAGAGATTTAGGTGTACAATTTGATGTTAGAAAAGTTGCCGCTGATAAACGTGCAGACTTATTTAAATTAATTTCAGAAAAAGCAAATGAAGGATTAAAACTTTAATTTTAGGAGGATATTATGGATTTTAATATTTTAGCAATCATTTTAATATTAATTGTCGCATTTTTAGCAGGAATGGAAGGTATCCTTGATCAATTTCAATTCCATCAGCCAATTATTGCATGTTCATTAGTTGGTCTTGCGACAGGACACATGAAAGAATGTATTATGTTAGGTGGGGCATTGCAGTTAATGGCTCTAGGTTGGGCAAATGTAGGGGCAGCAGTTGCTCCAGATGCTGCACTTGCCTCAGTAGCTTCAGCAATTATTTTTGTTAAAGCAGGAAAATTTGATGCTGCAGGTCAAAATGTAGCAATTGGTACGGCAATTGCACTTGCAACAGCTGGATTAGTTTTAACTATGGTTGTTCGTACTTTATCAGTAGTTATTGTTCACCAAGCTGACAGAGAAGCAGAAAAAGGTAATTTTAAAGGAGTAGAGTTCTGGCATATGGTAGCACTTGTATGTCAAGGATTACGTATCGCTATACCTGCTTTACTATTATTATTTATACCTTCTCACATTATTCAGCACGCTCTTAATTCATTACCGAAATGGTTTACTGACGGAATGACTATCGGTGGTGGATTTGTAGTTGCAGTAGGGTATGCAATGGTTATTAACCTTATGGCAAACAAGGAAGTATGGCCTTTCTTCTTCCTAGGATTTGCAATTGCACCATTAAATGAACTTACACTAATTGCCACAGGAATTATAGGTGTATGTGCAGCTATTATTTACTTAAATGTTACAAGTAATGGTGGCGGTGGTAACAATGGCGGAGGAAATGGAGGTTCATCAGCTTCAGGAGATCCACTAGGTGACATCTTAAATGACTATTAATCTAAGGAGGAATAAGAAATGTCAGAAGACAGAATAAAATTATCAAATGATAAAATAAAACTATCAAAAGCTGATCGTCGTAGTGTAATGCTTCGTTCTCAATTTTTACAAGGTTCTTGGAATTACGAACGTATGCAAAATGGAGGTTGGGCTTATTCATTAATTCCAGCATTGAAAAAATTATATCCAAATAAAGATGATGCAGCGGCAGCTTTAAAAAGACACTTGGAATTTTTTAACACACACCCATATATAGCTTCACCAATTTTAGGAGTAACTTTAGCGTTGGAAGAAGAAAGAGCTAACGGGGCGGCAATAGATGATGCGGCTATTCAAGGGGTAAAAGTAGGAATGATGGGACCGCTTGCGGGAATAGGAGATCCTGTGTTCTGGTTTACAATACGTCCAATTTTAGGAGCAATTGCAGCTTCTCTTGCAACAAGCGGTTCAGTTATTGCACCATTATTCTTTTTCATAATTTGGAATGTGATTCGTATCGCTTTCTTATGGCACACTCAAGAGTTTGGTTATAAAAAAGGTTCAGAAATAACAAAGGATTTATCAGGTGGATTATTACAAACAATAACTAAAGGAGCATCTATTTTAGGTATGTTCATTATGGGTATTCTAGTTCAACGTTGGATTACAATTAAATTCCCAAGAGTTATATCAAGAGTTCCACTAGCTGATGGAGCTTATATAAAATTTCCAAATGGCTCAGTAACTGGTCCTCAATTACAAAAAATTCTTACAGATTTTGGAAAAAAATTATCACTTTCAAATACTCAAATAACAACTTTGCAAGATAACCTAGATAAATTAGTTCCAGGATTGGCAGCATTATTATTGACTTTCCTATGTATGTGGCTGCTTAAGAAAAAAGTCAGTCCAATCTTAATTATCTTTGGATTATTCCTAGTTGGAATTGTGGGACATGTAGTTGGAATATTTTAAAAATATAAATTGTCAAAAATTTGATTTTATATAATTAAAAGTTTATGTATAAGAAAAAAGTTGGAACTAAGAATCCAACTTTTTTAATAATTTGTAATAAAAATTAAAAATGAAGAAATGAGGAAGTAAAATTGGCTATTTCAATGAATACAAAAGTACTATTCACAACAAAGGCAAATTCCTTATCTGGAATGATTGGAAATAAAAATGGCGATGTGCTTGTGGGAGATAAGGCTTTTGAATTTTACAATTCAAGAAATCCTGAAGATTATATTCAAATTCCGTGGGATGAAATTGTGAGAGTAAGAGCGCAGTTGTTCTTTAAAGATAAGTATATTCGTGGATTTTTTATTGACACTAAAAGTACTGGCTCGTATAACTTTGTTGTAAAAAATGCGGGAAAAACGTTAAAAACAATGCGTGATTTTCTAGGAAATGAAAAAATTGTGAGAAATAAACCTGTATTATCGTTAAAAAGGGTTTTTGAATGGTTTGGCAGAAAAAAATGAAAAAAAGATTTTAAAGTTTTGTTTATATTTTCTATCTTTTTAATCTTATTTAATATTTTTTCTGGTTATAGTATTTATAAAAAAGCATCGACTGAGGAATTACCTTAAACGAAAGTGACATAAAAAATGGGATAATTCAGTAGTTCCGAATAGTTTTGAAATATCTATATTTTAGAAAAAATTTTTTACAAAAAATATTAAAAGAATAGAAAATAGTAAGAATACTTTTTTGCAGAAAAACTTTGTTATTATAGATTTTCAAATAAAGATTATAAAAAAGACGAATGTTACTATTTTAATTAGCAAAGTTGCTTGATAATTTGTGGCATTTTAAATTTAATAGAAAATTTAAAAAAAAATTTTTAGCAAGGGATTTTATTCCCTTGTTATTTTTGTAAACTATAAGTTACTAAGCAATTTATGAAGGATTTTTAAAAAAATATTTGTAAAATTTATGGAAAAAACTTTTTAAAAATGATACAATACTTTAAAAAGGAAAAGAATATTTTCAAATTTTATTTTTAAGAGGTATTTATTATGGAAAAATTGGAAAATAGTAAGGTAAATAAAAAAAATAAAGTAGAAAAAGTTAGAATTATAAAAAGTGGATATGGAAATGAGGATTTGTTAAAGGATTTTTATAATTATTTGAAGGAAAGAAATATTCAAGAAGTTTTTGGTGTGGAACAGGCTGATCTTATAATTTCACTTGGTGGAGATGGGACAATGCTTATTGCAGCAAAGGAGGCTATTAGAGGGAATATCCCTGTGCTTGCGATAAATATGGGATCCCTTGGATATCTCGCCGAAGTTAAGCCGCAAGAGGCTGTACAAATGATGCAGGATTATGAAAATGGAAATTATAAGACTGAGGAAAGATCATTTCTTAAAGTAAAGTATGAAGATAATGTTTTTTATGCGTTAAATGAACTTGTAATTACAAAAGGTGGACATGAAGCTCATCTAATACAGGTTGAAGTTTATTCAAATGATGCTTTTGTAAATAAATATAGAGCTGATGGAATAATAGTTGCGACTCCTACAGGTTCTACTGCCTACTCGCTTTCAGCTGGCGGTTCAATCGTTCATCCAGGGCTAAATGCTCTAACAATTACACCACTTGCTCCACAAAGTTTAACAGCACGTCCAATAATTGTAAATGGATGTGAAGTGCTTAGTTTTAAGGCGACTTCCAGAGACGATGCAGTTCATTTGAATATTGACGGAAATCAATGGTTTCAGATTAAAAAAGGAGACTTAATATCTGCAAGAATATCAAATAAAAAAGTTAAAATAATAAAACCTGTAAATAGCGATTACTACAGTATTTTACGGCAAAAATTAAAATGGGGAGATTCTGTTTTATAATTAATAATATAAAAAAATAGAAACTATATCTTATTTATTTGGTAATAAGAAATTTTATTCTTTTGATAAATAAAATAAATAAAGAATTTTAAAAAATTTACTATTAAAATGACAGATAGTATAAAAAATATTTTTACATCGTTTCTACTTTTTATTATACTTATAAGAATAGTATGCTGAACATAATAGTTTAAAGAAAGGCTTTGGAAAAATAAAATGGTGAAAGGGAAAAAATGCTAAGGGAATTAAGATTAAATAATTTAGCAATAATAAAAAATCTGGATTTGGAATTTAATGAAAAATTTATTGCAATGACTGGAGAAACAGGAGCAGGAAAATCAATTATCCTAAATGGAATATCGTTATTAATTGGTGAAAGAAGTCATACGGATATGATTAGAAATGGTGCGCAAAGCCTTTTTGCAGAAGGGGTTTTTGAGCTGAATGAAAATCAGAAGAAAAGACTGAATGAGCTTGGATTTGAAATTGAAGATGATGAACTCATTATAACACGGTATTTTGACAGAAATGCTAAATCTAAGATTACAGTAAATGGCTCAAGGATGACTTTATCGAGATTAAAGGAACTTATGGTGAATATTATTGATTTAGTTGGGCAGCATGAGCATCAATTTCTTTTAAATAGTGATTATCATTTACATCTTTTAGATAGATTTTTAGATGATGAAGGGAAAATGCTTTTTAAAAAGATACGTGAAAATGTAAATAAAATAAAAAAATTAAATTTGCAAATAAGAAATATTGAAGAGGAAAAATCAAAAATTGCAGAAAAAAAAGATATTTTGGAATTTCAGCTTAATGAAATTAATAATCTTGAATTGAAGGAAAATGAAGATAATGAGCTGGAAGAAGAATATAAAATATTATTCAATGCAGGGAAAATTAGCGAAAAGCTGGAGGAAACATCACAATTTCTGAAGGAAGGAGAATTTTCAATTTTAACTGCACTTGGAAGAGCTAAAAGAAATTTAGAGCAGCTTTCAGATTTGTCAGAATCATATAGTGAGATTTATGAAAAAATTGAGTCTGTCTTGTATGAAGTTGAAGAGATATCCTATTCTGTGGATAATTTTGTTGGAGATGTTGAAATTGATGATGGAAAGCTGGAAAAAATTGTGGAAAGAATTGATGATATAAATAGGCTGAAATTAAAATACGGTTCAACAATTACTAAAATACTTGAGTTTAGGGATAAAATTGAGAAGGATTTGTCATTAGTTAATTTTGAAAATGAAGAGCTGGAAAATTTAAAAAATGAAAAAAGTGAACTTGTAAGCCAATATTTTCAAGATAGTGAAAAACTCGGCGAAATTCGTGCAAAGATTGCAGAAAATTTACAGAATACAATTGATGTTCAGCTGGATGACTTAAATATGGAAAATGCAAAATTTAAAGTGGAAATTACAAAAACTCAGGAAATAACAGCTCATGGAACAGATAATGCAGAATTTATGATTGCAACAAATGTGGGAGAAACATTTAAGCCACTTGCTAAAATAGCTTCAGGAGGGGAAATTTCACGTATAATGCTGGCTCTTAAAACTGTATTTTCAGTAGTTGATAATATTTCTGTGCTAATTTTTGATGAAATTGATACTGGGATTTCAGGTGAAACTGTGAGAAGAGTGGCGGAAAAATTAAGAGAGCTTTCAAGAAATACTCAAATTATATGTGTAACACATTCTCCGCAAATTGCAGGAAAGGCACAGCAGCAATTTTTTATTAAGAAGGAAATAGAAAACAACTTTACAGAAACAAAAGTGTATGAATTAAATACTGAAGAAAGAATAAGGGAAATTGCAAGAATCATTTCAGGAGACAATATTACAGAGGCATCTATTAATCACGCCAAGGAGATAATGGGATTATGGGACAAGAAAGTATTGGTATAGATAATCTGAAAAGGAAAAATCAAGAAAAGCAGGAAAAGAAAATAAAAAAAGATATATCTTTTGAAAATAAAATGCAAATTAGGGAATTTCTTGACTTTTTAAAATATGAAAAAGGAAGTTCCAAAAGTACAGCTGACGGATATAATCGTGATTTAGTACAGTTTTTTTTATTTGTTGAGAAAAATTATGATGAAATTGAAGAACGCAATGTTTTTGAATATATTGAATATATAAATGAAAAATTAAAGAGAAATTCAGTATCAAGGAAAGTTTCGACAATAAAGACGTTTTATAAGTTCTGTTATTTGAATAAGGCGGTGAAAAAAGATCCGGCAGGGATGGTAAAATCTTTAAAACGTGAGCATAGATCGCCTGAAATATTGACATTGGAAGAGATGAAAAAGATTATTGATAATTGTCCAAGTACGCCTGAAGGAATGCAAAATATGCTTATTATTAAATTTTTGATTGCAACAGGGGCTAGAATATCGGAAATTTTAAATTTAGAAATAAAAGATTTGGAAAATAAAGAATATGAATTTATTAAAGTGCTTGGAAAAGATTCAAAATATCGAATAGTACCAATTTATGACTATTTTGAAAATGAAATAAAAAACTATTTAGATGTTTATAGGTCAAAATTAAAAAATGCAAAAAACAGTTTTAAGATTTTTCCAAATACACGAAGGGAAAAATTTTGGAAGGATTTAAAAATTATTGCAAAAGATGCTAGAATTGAAAAAAATGTGTATCCACATATTTTTAAATATTCGATTGCTGCAATTTTGCTTGAGAATAGTGTTGATATAAGTATAGTTCAAGAAATACTGGGTCATGCTACTATTATAACAGCAGAAGTTTATCCGCATTTTGAAAAAGATGAATTAAAAATGATATATAATAATATAAAACTAGGAGATGACTAGAGGAATGAAAGAAAGAAGTGAATTGAGGAAGCAAAAGGATGAAAAATCAAAAATACTTATGATTACAGTTATAGCATATTTTTTATTTTTTATACTGACAAAAATGGAAATAATAACAGAATATTTAGGAATTATTGTACTAATTTTGTTATATATGTATGCTAATTATAATTTAATAAATATGTTTTTTACTAGTAAGAGAACTACTTTTAAAGTATATGCTTTTCTTTTACTGGAAGTTCTCTATCTGTTTACAGTAAATATTTCAATGTTAGGTGCAATTATATATATTGCATTATTTTCACTTTTAATTTTTTCAATAAGAAAAGATGAAGGAAGAGAAGAAATTCCTAAGATAACAAAATTTGTGAATATATTTTTAATATTTAAAGTTGTTTTTGTGTTATCAATGTTAATTTTTTAAATGGAATTTAGTATTGGTTTATAAATTTTAAGTTATTAATCATACTTGACACAAAAAGAAATTTAGAATTATTAAAAATAGATAAAAGTTGAAAAAATAGTTGAGAAATATATAAAAAAGTAGTATAATGAAAAAATATTGTAAATTAATGATTTAGATGAATTGGAGAAATAAAAATGGAAATTAACAGCGTTAGTAAAAATAGTGGGACAGATGTTATGAAATGTGTAGAAGATGTCACAGATAGAGCAGTTAATGCACAAGTTGAAAAAAATTTATTTCTTGGAGAATATAAAGAAAGAATTATAAAAGCTCTTACTTTTGAGGAAATAAAAGAAAAAGGGATTTATTATGAAATAGAAGAGGCTTTGGAAAATAAAGATGTGGCAAAAATGGTTATCTCACGTCATACTGATTTTGAAGCTATAAAAAAATATATTGAAATAGCTAAAAAGAAAAAAATACCATACAAAATGATTGATAATCTAGTTTGTTCTGGAGATATTGCACTTGTTGTTGTTGCAAAAGATGCGATTGTGCATGAAGCTGGAGATGAAATCATTATAACCTCAAAATTAGAAATGTGCCATTTAAAGCATTTGCCAGATGTGTATTATGAAGCAATGGAAAGTCCAATCTGTGATTTTCATTTAAATATAATAAAAGAAGAAATGCCTGAATATGCAAAAAATTATAAGGAACTGACTTTTATGGATAAATTATTTGGTTCAAAATGTCCAATATGTCAAAAATTAGGAGGAAAAAAACGTGGTTGATGGATTTAGAATAAAAGGAAAAACGCCATTAAATGGGGTAATTACAGTGAGCGGTGCTAAAAATGCCGCACTTCCAATAATTATAGCGACACTTGTTGCAAAAGGAGAGTATATTTTAAGAAATGTGCCAAACTTGAGAGATATTAGAGTAACAATGAGGCTGCTTGAAGATTTGGGAATGGAAACAGAAAAATTAGATGAAAACACTTATAAAATAGTAAATAATGGATTTAAAAGAACAGAAGCAAGTTATGAGATTGTAAAACAAATGAGAGCTTCATTTCTTGTAATGGGACCTATGATTGCAAATTTAGATGAAGCGGTTGTATCACTTCCTGGAGGATGTGCGATTGGTTCAAGACCTGTTGACTTGCACTTGAAGGGATTTGAACTGTTAGGAGCAGATATTACAAGGGTTCATGGATATGTACA
It encodes:
- a CDS encoding valine--tRNA ligase, yielding MPSELNKVYTPAEIEDKWYKIWEEKGYFNAQHNSEKPGYSIAIPPPNVTGILHMGHMLNNAIQDAIIRYKRMSGFDTLWIPGMDHAGIATQNKVERMLKEEGTSKEEIGYDEFLRRTWEWKEKHGGLITKQLRKLGVSLDWTRERFTMDEGLSEAVKEVFVKLYNDGLIYRGEYIVNWCPHDKTALADDEVNHIDKKGKIWEIKYRIKDTDDYVIIATTRPETMLGDTGVAVNPNDDRYKHLIGKKVILPLMNREIPVVADEYVDMEFGTGVVKMTPSHDPNDFEVAKRTGLEFINIFTEDAHVNSNGGKYEGLERFAARKAILADLEAEGLLVGTKEHSHAVGHCYRCDSIIEPRVSTQWFVKMEPLAKRALEVVKNGQIQITPKRWEKVYYNWLENIRDWTISRQIWWGHRIPAYYAEDGTVFVAKSLEEAEAQAHEKFGKDVNLTEETDVLDTWFSSALWPFSTLGWPDKTPDLEKFFPTNALVTGADILFFWVARMVMMSLYINDEIPFSYVYLHGIIRDEKGRKMSKSLGNSPDPLDLIAKYGADAIRFSFLYNTSQGQDIHFSEKLLEMGSTFANKVWNASRFVLSNLEDFDVSTTSDNLEFKLEDKWVLSKLQTASKLINENMEKYELDAAAKLAYEFFRGDFCDWYVEVAKTRVYGQEGSDKVVAQWVLRHVLDKGLKMLHPFMPFITEEIWQKLQTGEETIMLSNFPKEEKEFINIDTEKEFDCLKEIISAIRNIRGEANVSPAKKIEVIFKTVDENAKNILQNNAKILDKLANVEKYKFDAQIPKLVGFRLVDTTEIYVPLADLIDLDKEIEKLEKSIEKVQKDLDRTLNKLSNENFVKRAKPEAVEKEKRIKEELENKIAKLTESINLYK
- a CDS encoding NfeD family protein, whose amino-acid sequence is MGALFWAILSGITAILEIIIPGLVTIWFALSALIVMFLANFIKDSLIQFLIFAVLSVIFLIFTRPVLRRYIELQRKTNFDASMKGTDVKIEKVVDTKKAEKEYEVKFKGSIWTGISEEILSSGEIVKIKGFKGNKIILEKNK
- a CDS encoding SPFH domain-containing protein, producing the protein MWALPIVVILIVIALIYILKSIKIVPESRVLIVEKLGKYDRSLSSGLSFLNPFFDRVARSVSLKEQVVDFPPQPVITKDNATMQIDTVVYFQITDPKLYTYGVERPLSAIENLTATTLRNIIGDMTVDQTLTSRDIINTKMRQELDDATDPWGIKVNRVELKSILPPADIRVAMEKEMKAEREKRANILEAQAKREAAILVAEGEKQAAILRAEAKKEQQIKEAEGEAEAILSVQRAKAEALRLLNEAAPTKEVLSLRGMETFEKVADGKATKIIIPSELQNLAGMVTAVSELVKKDKDVEK
- a CDS encoding mannose/fructose/sorbose PTS transporter subunit IIA produces the protein MVGIIVASHGEFAAGIKQSASMILGEAELLESVVFMPSEGPDDLYKKIQDAIAKLGTEEVLFLVDLWGGSPFNQSNRFFEEDPDKRAIVAGLNLPMLLAALSEREDLDTAHEVAKAIVPEGKDQVRVRPEDLQPKEEAPKAAAQDNMPKGAIPAGTVIGDGKIKFVLARIDTRLLHGQVATSWTKATNPNRIIVVSDTVSKDELRKKLIEQAAPPGVRAHVIPLDKLVEVSKDPRFGNTKALLLFENPQDALYVIERGVDIKELNVGSMAHSVGKVMVNNVLSMDQNDVETYKKLRDLGVQFDVRKVAADKRADLFKLISEKANEGLKL
- a CDS encoding PTS mannose/fructose/sorbose transporter subunit IIC, with amino-acid sequence MDFNILAIILILIVAFLAGMEGILDQFQFHQPIIACSLVGLATGHMKECIMLGGALQLMALGWANVGAAVAPDAALASVASAIIFVKAGKFDAAGQNVAIGTAIALATAGLVLTMVVRTLSVVIVHQADREAEKGNFKGVEFWHMVALVCQGLRIAIPALLLLFIPSHIIQHALNSLPKWFTDGMTIGGGFVVAVGYAMVINLMANKEVWPFFFLGFAIAPLNELTLIATGIIGVCAAIIYLNVTSNGGGGNNGGGNGGSSASGDPLGDILNDY
- a CDS encoding PTS system mannose/fructose/sorbose family transporter subunit IID, which gives rise to MSEDRIKLSNDKIKLSKADRRSVMLRSQFLQGSWNYERMQNGGWAYSLIPALKKLYPNKDDAAAALKRHLEFFNTHPYIASPILGVTLALEEERANGAAIDDAAIQGVKVGMMGPLAGIGDPVFWFTIRPILGAIAASLATSGSVIAPLFFFIIWNVIRIAFLWHTQEFGYKKGSEITKDLSGGLLQTITKGASILGMFIMGILVQRWITIKFPRVISRVPLADGAYIKFPNGSVTGPQLQKILTDFGKKLSLSNTQITTLQDNLDKLVPGLAALLLTFLCMWLLKKKVSPILIIFGLFLVGIVGHVVGIF